In one window of Candidatus Nitrosocosmicus arcticus DNA:
- a CDS encoding SDR family oxidoreductase, protein MIKDKVILITGASSGIGYTTALTLSRAGATIVAGARRIDRLESLKQTVKDQNGEILINLLDVTKKEQCTNLANLAISEYGRIDVLINNAGLMPLSFVKNLKIDEWDKMIDVNIKGVLYSTASVIPHMLANKSGHIVNISSVAGRIVFPAGSVYCATKHAVTAFSEGLRQELSQRSNIRVTCVEPGVVATELNNTITDSSLHGFLESVKKIEPLQAQNIADAILYAIDSPNHVNVNEILIRPVQQEK, encoded by the coding sequence ATGATTAAGGATAAAGTCATACTAATCACAGGTGCAAGTAGTGGAATTGGTTATACAACTGCCTTAACTTTGTCTAGAGCAGGAGCTACCATTGTTGCAGGAGCGCGCAGGATTGATAGATTGGAAAGCTTGAAGCAGACAGTTAAAGACCAAAACGGGGAGATCTTGATAAACCTATTAGATGTAACGAAAAAGGAACAATGTACTAATCTTGCTAATTTGGCTATCAGTGAATATGGAAGGATTGACGTTCTCATCAATAACGCAGGACTGATGCCATTGAGTTTTGTAAAAAACCTAAAAATAGATGAATGGGATAAAATGATTGATGTAAATATTAAAGGTGTACTCTATAGTACAGCTTCTGTTATTCCCCATATGCTAGCAAATAAATCGGGTCACATCGTAAATATATCCTCAGTAGCAGGCAGGATCGTTTTTCCAGCCGGGAGTGTTTACTGTGCAACAAAGCATGCAGTTACCGCATTTAGTGAAGGGCTAAGACAGGAATTAAGTCAACGATCCAACATTCGTGTTACTTGCGTAGAACCAGGCGTAGTTGCTACGGAACTTAACAATACCATCACTGATAGTTCGTTACATGGGTTTCTGGAATCGGTTAAAAAAATTGAACCGCTGCAAGCTCAAAATATTGCTGATGCTATTCTGTATGCAATAGATTCGCCTAATCATGTGAATGTAAATGAAATTTTGATAAGACCGGTGCAACAAGAAAAATAG
- a CDS encoding polyprenol monophosphomannose synthase, protein MNENIICRKTQDDLIKKLNNPPLFSIIIPTYNESQNIVNLVNSIYTCVKDQGCYEIVIIDDNSPDCTVDKIIEAFDEKKGFYLYKIRDTIGVQSHKHFLIYPLQDESFFIKIVKRKERSGLISAIYEGFKSSISDYLIVMDADFSHTPLHINSLIREIRDSDCDLVIASRYLKGGRIVGWTSKRIFYSKFATNLSKLLFRLSNVSDPMSGFFVMKRDVVRRMEFNTSGFKILLEILVKSKSIKIKEIPYTFADRTNGSSKLNSKVTIDFFKSLYILHKHH, encoded by the coding sequence ATGAACGAAAATATAATATGTAGAAAAACTCAGGATGACTTGATAAAGAAACTTAACAATCCTCCCTTATTCTCAATCATTATTCCAACTTATAATGAATCTCAAAATATAGTAAATTTAGTTAATTCCATATATACATGTGTCAAAGACCAAGGCTGCTATGAGATAGTCATTATTGATGATAATTCCCCAGATTGCACGGTTGATAAAATTATTGAGGCTTTTGACGAAAAAAAAGGGTTCTATTTGTACAAAATACGAGATACAATAGGGGTTCAGTCACATAAGCATTTTTTAATATATCCTCTTCAGGACGAGAGCTTTTTCATAAAGATTGTAAAGAGAAAAGAACGTTCGGGTTTGATTTCAGCCATATATGAGGGATTTAAATCATCAATTAGTGACTACCTTATAGTAATGGATGCAGACTTCTCACATACTCCTTTACATATCAACAGTTTGATTAGGGAGATCAGAGACTCAGATTGTGATCTAGTAATTGCTTCACGGTACTTGAAAGGAGGTAGAATAGTAGGATGGACTTCAAAGAGAATTTTTTATAGTAAGTTTGCCACAAATTTATCGAAACTATTATTCAGATTATCAAATGTGTCCGATCCAATGTCCGGATTTTTTGTAATGAAAAGAGACGTCGTTAGGAGAATGGAATTTAACACGTCAGGTTTCAAGATTCTTCTGGAGATTTTGGTAAAGTCAAAATCAATAAAAATTAAGGAGATTCCTTATACTTTTGCTGATAGGACAAATGGCTCAAGCAAGCTTAATTCAAAAGTAACTATTGATTTTTTTAAGAGCTTGTATATCTTGCATAAACATCATTGA
- a CDS encoding ABC transporter substrate-binding protein, with protein sequence MRKVKFECNKYKVGLFPVAKYSRILSFLPSATEIIFELGLEDLLKGVTHECTHPKQAMKIPKIIKPTISFNEMNSSQIDKKVREMSIRGEPLFKIDINKIREIKPDLIISQNMCSVCAPFDKEIQATFRILGYHPHNLVLNPTNLFEILQSILVLGKELGRTQEASKITLQLQERINTIKAILQESKNIHLLENRPKVMCLDWLEPFYLAGHWIPDMLDIVGAKGLNGQGGLDSQLINTLKILELNPDKVVIMPCGFDITRSQKEYHQIKDSNWDSLRANKKKEIYIVNPNAYFSKPSPRIVTGIEILSKIVNPEAFEQIKIPKSSFCRV encoded by the coding sequence TTGAGGAAAGTAAAATTTGAATGTAACAAGTATAAGGTAGGTCTATTTCCTGTGGCAAAGTATTCTAGAATTCTATCCTTTTTACCCAGTGCAACTGAAATTATTTTTGAATTAGGACTTGAGGATCTCCTCAAAGGTGTTACTCACGAATGCACTCATCCCAAACAAGCCATGAAAATACCAAAAATAATTAAACCAACAATAAGCTTTAATGAAATGAATAGTTCACAAATAGATAAGAAGGTAAGGGAGATGTCCATCAGAGGTGAGCCTTTATTCAAGATTGATATAAATAAAATAAGGGAAATAAAACCCGACTTGATTATTAGTCAGAACATGTGTTCAGTATGCGCACCTTTTGATAAAGAAATACAAGCCACATTTAGAATATTGGGATATCATCCACATAATTTGGTACTGAATCCTACGAACCTTTTTGAAATATTGCAAAGTATACTGGTTTTGGGTAAAGAATTAGGTAGAACACAAGAAGCTTCAAAAATTACACTTCAGCTTCAAGAAAGAATTAACACAATAAAAGCGATTTTACAAGAATCTAAGAACATACATCTTTTGGAGAATCGGCCAAAAGTGATGTGTCTAGATTGGCTAGAGCCATTCTATCTTGCTGGGCATTGGATACCTGACATGCTGGATATAGTTGGCGCCAAGGGTTTAAACGGACAAGGCGGTTTGGATTCGCAACTAATCAACACATTGAAAATTTTAGAGTTAAATCCTGACAAGGTGGTAATAATGCCATGTGGATTTGATATTACCAGGTCCCAAAAAGAATATCATCAAATTAAGGATTCTAATTGGGATTCTTTAAGAGCCAATAAGAAAAAGGAAATCTACATTGTAAATCCCAATGCGTATTTCAGTAAACCTTCACCTAGAATCGTGACCGGAATCGAGATATTAAGCAAGATTGTGAATCCCGAAGCGTTTGAGCAGATAAAAATTCCAAAATCTAGTTTCTGCCGCGTCTAA
- the scpB gene encoding SMC-Scp complex subunit ScpB encodes MTKLPADEIIARIEAALYSAGRPLTIDEIAKASGIDSRERIKRLLSELINKTKIAFKALEIAKLEDGTYVFQLKPSYAPIIKKFSNKPQFSNSVMKTLSYVAYEQPVTSKRLVEIRGSKVYMHLKELQDLEFISHKSSGRVKIYNTTPKFKNYFGIGDIATLKKSLLLNPKEFVKKNT; translated from the coding sequence ATGACTAAATTACCTGCGGATGAAATCATTGCTCGCATAGAGGCAGCGTTATATTCTGCTGGCCGTCCCCTTACCATAGATGAGATTGCTAAGGCTTCCGGGATAGACTCTCGGGAGAGAATAAAGAGATTATTGAGTGAACTTATTAACAAAACCAAAATCGCGTTTAAAGCATTGGAGATAGCTAAACTGGAAGATGGTACATATGTCTTCCAATTGAAACCCAGTTACGCACCAATCATAAAGAAGTTTTCTAACAAACCTCAATTTTCTAATTCCGTAATGAAGACGCTTTCATATGTAGCTTATGAACAGCCCGTTACTAGCAAGAGATTAGTTGAAATCAGAGGCTCCAAAGTTTATATGCACCTAAAGGAACTACAGGATTTGGAATTTATTAGTCATAAAAGTTCAGGAAGGGTTAAGATATATAATACTACGCCAAAATTCAAGAACTATTTTGGAATAGGCGATATAGCGACGCTGAAAAAAAGTTTACTCTTAAATCCTAAAGAGTTTGTAAAGAAAAACACTTAA
- a CDS encoding 30S ribosomal protein S8e: MRKSIENLGGRKLTGGRIIPNRTRRKYEIDRYPNEPIVGQTKNVIRRVRGNNVKVAYKFAEFANVNDMDTKKTTKVKIIRVTKNPANKDYERRGVVTKGSILETELGLAKVISRPGQDGVVNAVIIKQ, from the coding sequence GTGCGTAAATCTATCGAAAATCTCGGAGGCAGGAAATTAACAGGCGGAAGGATCATTCCTAATCGAACGAGAAGGAAATATGAAATAGATAGATACCCAAACGAACCAATTGTTGGTCAAACTAAGAATGTTATTCGCAGGGTTCGCGGGAATAATGTTAAAGTAGCTTATAAGTTTGCTGAATTTGCAAATGTAAATGATATGGATACAAAGAAAACAACTAAGGTCAAAATCATTAGGGTCACAAAGAACCCAGCAAATAAAGATTATGAAAGAAGAGGTGTAGTTACCAAAGGTTCAATCTTAGAGACCGAATTAGGTCTGGCGAAAGTTATTTCAAGACCCGGGCAAGATGGTGTTGTTAATGCAGTTATTATTAAACAATAA
- the purQ gene encoding phosphoribosylformylglycinamidine synthase subunit PurQ, with protein MVRIGITVFPGSNCDRDVHHILTNVLHVDAKYIWYESSFDNFDCIIIPGGFTYGDRLRAGAIAAHSTIMNKIKDLADNNVPILGICNGFQILVESGLLPGALIINESLNFICKWMNVVVTNTDTPFTNLFEKDQKISIPIAHGEGRFIIDGKSYNKIRKNNQVTLEYWKNNPNGSTNNIAAICNEKGNVMGMMPHPERGGDKDLIPVGHNQRSILIFKSMINYFK; from the coding sequence TTGGTAAGGATAGGTATTACAGTTTTTCCAGGCAGTAATTGTGATCGTGATGTTCATCATATTTTAACCAATGTTTTACATGTTGATGCTAAATACATTTGGTATGAATCATCGTTTGATAATTTTGATTGCATAATTATACCTGGGGGGTTTACTTATGGTGACAGGTTACGAGCAGGCGCTATAGCGGCCCATAGCACCATCATGAATAAAATAAAGGATTTAGCAGATAATAATGTTCCGATATTGGGAATTTGCAATGGATTTCAAATACTTGTTGAATCTGGTCTACTTCCAGGTGCACTGATTATCAACGAATCACTGAATTTTATTTGCAAATGGATGAACGTAGTGGTTACTAATACTGATACTCCATTTACGAACCTGTTTGAGAAGGATCAGAAAATTTCTATACCGATTGCACATGGGGAAGGAAGATTCATAATAGATGGTAAATCCTACAACAAAATTAGAAAAAATAATCAAGTCACCTTAGAATATTGGAAAAATAATCCGAATGGCTCTACAAACAACATCGCCGCTATTTGTAACGAAAAAGGAAATGTTATGGGGATGATGCCTCATCCGGAAAGAGGTGGTGACAAAGATCTGATCCCTGTGGGTCATAATCAGCGTTCCATATTGATATTTAAGTCTATGATTAACTATTTTAAATAG
- the purL gene encoding phosphoribosylformylglycinamidine synthase subunit PurL: MNILNIDEYSYLRKKLRREPNELEQFIISAEWSEHCSYKSSKKHLKLLPMKGNHVLVGPGYDAGVIDVGNGYVVTIHIESHNHPSAVEPYGGAATGVGGVLRDILSMGSRPIALFNALRFGQVDRNSKFGSKNRWLLKNVVKGIADYGNCIGVPTVGGEVEFDKSFDNYCLVDVASIGYAKLENLVLNRAKKGDPLILGGNATGLDGIHGASFASKNLEEENRSAVQIPDPFLEKMLMEATLEAIENDCIKTMKDLGGGGLSCCLSETADSLKKGFLIDLSTIPLKQTNMTDAQIMISESQERMLYIVNEKKKLEFFKIFDKYNVNYSEIGYVTDDLNLSVVRGGNTLACMPANIIAHAPLLNRKFKQPPYLEMIVKSFREPEPEMDIKKLVFKMLSNPSICSRKWIYEQFDHEVGVRTVSKPGESDSSVIKLDGNKFLSFKLDGNAKHCYLNPYEGIIGCLAESLRNLTCVGASPLGIVDHLQFGNPENEEIFWTFLQTINGIRDYCKFMNIPVVGGKVSLYNETNSGPIKPSPVIGMLGLIDSKNKIKYPKYTSNQSIFVVGTTKNEMGGSEYFEYCLNILGGKVPHVDLDEQRNVVDSIKNLIDGNLITGVHDCSKGGMIVSVLEMALHSNIGFKVSVDKMPNKCSRLDYLLFSESHNRFIFSTSHDSKIIKYLKKRKIPYARIGSSSNDRTCLIDYKGKVIFKSSLETISQSYHNSFSNLFTKSN, from the coding sequence ATGAATATTCTCAACATAGATGAATATAGTTATCTAAGGAAGAAATTGCGTAGGGAACCAAATGAGTTGGAACAATTTATTATTAGTGCCGAATGGTCTGAGCATTGTTCTTATAAATCATCTAAAAAACATCTTAAATTATTACCAATGAAAGGGAATCATGTGTTAGTGGGCCCTGGGTATGATGCTGGAGTAATCGATGTAGGAAATGGTTATGTAGTTACTATCCATATAGAAAGTCACAATCATCCATCAGCTGTGGAACCATATGGAGGTGCTGCGACTGGGGTAGGAGGCGTACTCAGGGATATCTTGTCAATGGGCTCCCGTCCAATTGCATTATTTAATGCATTAAGGTTCGGTCAGGTTGACAGAAATTCTAAATTCGGTTCGAAGAATCGATGGTTGCTTAAGAACGTAGTTAAAGGCATTGCTGATTATGGTAATTGTATTGGTGTCCCCACGGTTGGCGGAGAGGTCGAATTCGACAAATCATTTGATAATTATTGTTTGGTGGATGTAGCTTCAATCGGATATGCAAAACTTGAAAATCTCGTACTGAACAGAGCAAAAAAAGGGGACCCTCTGATATTGGGTGGAAATGCGACAGGCTTAGATGGGATCCACGGCGCTTCATTTGCTTCAAAAAACCTTGAGGAGGAAAATCGATCCGCCGTGCAGATTCCAGATCCATTTTTGGAAAAAATGCTCATGGAAGCCACTTTAGAAGCAATAGAAAATGATTGCATAAAGACCATGAAAGATCTTGGAGGTGGAGGATTGTCTTGTTGTCTGTCAGAAACAGCAGACAGTTTGAAAAAAGGATTTCTAATTGATTTGTCAACTATCCCATTAAAGCAGACAAACATGACGGATGCCCAGATCATGATTTCAGAATCACAAGAACGCATGCTCTATATCGTCAACGAGAAAAAGAAACTTGAATTCTTTAAAATTTTTGACAAATATAATGTGAATTATTCTGAAATAGGATATGTTACGGATGATCTGAATCTTTCTGTTGTTAGAGGGGGTAACACGTTGGCTTGCATGCCTGCAAATATCATTGCTCACGCGCCACTCTTGAATAGGAAATTTAAGCAACCACCATATCTGGAAATGATAGTAAAATCGTTTCGGGAACCGGAACCTGAAATGGACATCAAAAAACTGGTATTTAAGATGTTGTCTAATCCTTCCATATGTAGTCGAAAATGGATCTATGAACAGTTCGACCATGAAGTCGGAGTTAGAACGGTATCAAAACCAGGAGAATCGGATAGTTCTGTTATCAAGCTAGACGGGAATAAATTTCTGAGTTTTAAACTTGATGGTAACGCCAAACATTGCTATTTGAATCCATACGAGGGAATAATTGGGTGTTTGGCTGAATCACTTAGGAATCTTACTTGTGTGGGAGCGAGCCCATTAGGAATAGTAGATCACTTACAGTTTGGCAACCCAGAAAATGAGGAGATTTTTTGGACATTCTTACAGACAATTAACGGTATTAGAGATTACTGTAAATTCATGAATATACCGGTAGTCGGTGGTAAGGTGAGTTTGTATAATGAAACCAACTCTGGCCCTATAAAACCCTCCCCTGTCATAGGGATGCTCGGATTGATTGATTCTAAAAATAAAATAAAGTATCCAAAATATACCTCAAACCAATCAATCTTTGTTGTTGGAACAACCAAGAATGAAATGGGCGGGTCAGAATACTTTGAATATTGTTTGAATATTTTGGGTGGAAAAGTCCCTCATGTCGATTTGGATGAACAAAGAAATGTCGTAGATAGTATCAAGAATTTGATTGATGGCAACTTAATAACCGGCGTTCATGACTGTTCTAAAGGTGGAATGATCGTTTCAGTGTTGGAAATGGCTCTTCATAGCAATATCGGGTTTAAGGTTTCAGTTGACAAAATGCCAAATAAGTGCTCTAGATTAGATTATTTACTTTTCTCAGAATCTCATAACCGATTTATATTTTCCACCAGTCATGATTCAAAGATTATAAAATACCTAAAAAAGAGAAAGATTCCATACGCTAGGATCGGATCGAGTTCAAATGATAGAACCTGTTTGATTGATTATAAAGGAAAAGTAATTTTCAAAAGTTCACTAGAGACTATTTCTCAAAGTTATCATAACTCTTTTTCAAATCTGTTTACAAAATCTAATTAA
- the purF gene encoding amidophosphoribosyltransferase translates to MVRENCGVVGIFSLGGENIVPYLIDCLRSLQHRGQESWGIAVPKKLPFKKTGLVSGSANEFDKLITRFSSNIGIGHVRYSTFGSSSLENAQPLKVKDLCIAHNGTITNAEQLSSMVGGCTFTPQSMTDTLVAAQRLVSILKKKDDMKAAMKILKNEMVGSYCFTFVTDSNTIYAARDPKGFRPLVLGLHKDTNTYIIASESCALSTVGAVLLRDIEPGELVRIDKNGLKSERFSESVNHAHCSFEFTYFAHPSSIMEGINIYLARKKIGEYLALKFPIKDADVVIPVPDSSRPAALGYSLKLGLPFEEGLLKDRYSKKGSMRSFIEPLVKDRKEINQNIMPIREMIENKHVIIVDDSIVRGTSSQAIIEIVKQAGAKRISMVVTYPPISYPCYAGIDFPSQEELIAFRVAKNEVDLEIIGNKVAKIIGADEVCYNDNVNLAKGIGLNKNELCFSCSSGDYSPLGIKPDFNSRYQINDKILVD, encoded by the coding sequence ATGGTTCGTGAAAATTGTGGTGTGGTCGGCATCTTTTCGTTAGGCGGAGAAAATATAGTACCTTATTTGATAGATTGTCTTCGATCACTGCAGCATAGGGGACAAGAATCATGGGGAATTGCTGTGCCTAAGAAATTACCCTTTAAAAAAACTGGATTGGTTTCGGGCTCTGCGAATGAATTTGATAAATTAATTACGAGGTTTTCTTCTAATATAGGGATTGGCCATGTCAGATATTCTACGTTTGGATCCAGCTCGCTAGAGAATGCTCAACCCTTAAAGGTTAAAGATTTATGCATCGCTCACAATGGGACCATTACGAATGCTGAGCAGCTATCAAGTATGGTTGGCGGTTGTACTTTTACACCGCAGAGTATGACTGATACTCTCGTTGCCGCCCAAAGACTCGTTAGTATATTAAAAAAGAAGGATGATATGAAGGCCGCTATGAAAATACTCAAAAATGAGATGGTGGGATCTTATTGCTTTACATTTGTAACCGATTCAAATACGATATATGCCGCAAGAGATCCTAAGGGCTTTAGACCACTTGTATTGGGATTACACAAGGATACCAATACTTACATAATTGCATCAGAATCATGTGCCTTGTCAACCGTTGGAGCAGTTCTATTGAGAGATATTGAACCAGGTGAACTGGTAAGAATAGACAAGAATGGCCTCAAATCCGAAAGATTTTCTGAATCTGTGAATCATGCACATTGTTCCTTTGAATTTACTTATTTTGCACATCCAAGTTCAATTATGGAAGGAATAAATATCTACCTTGCACGGAAGAAGATCGGTGAATATTTAGCACTTAAATTTCCGATAAAAGATGCTGACGTTGTAATCCCAGTACCCGATTCCTCTAGACCTGCAGCGCTTGGATATTCGTTAAAGCTTGGGTTGCCATTTGAAGAGGGATTGTTAAAGGACAGATATAGCAAAAAAGGTTCAATGAGGAGCTTTATTGAGCCCCTTGTTAAAGACAGAAAGGAAATCAATCAAAATATTATGCCAATTAGAGAAATGATAGAGAATAAGCATGTAATAATAGTGGATGATAGCATAGTAAGGGGTACGAGTTCCCAAGCAATAATTGAAATCGTCAAACAAGCAGGAGCAAAGAGAATATCAATGGTTGTTACATATCCACCGATAAGTTATCCATGTTATGCCGGAATTGATTTTCCATCTCAGGAAGAATTGATCGCTTTTCGGGTTGCCAAGAATGAAGTGGATTTAGAAATTATTGGTAACAAAGTAGCTAAAATTATAGGAGCTGACGAAGTTTGTTATAACGATAATGTAAATCTCGCAAAAGGAATAGGTTTGAATAAGAATGAATTATGCTTCTCTTGTTCATCAGGAGATTATTCGCCACTTGGAATAAAGCCTGATTTTAATTCACGCTATCAAATTAACGATAAGATACTTGTAGATTAG
- a CDS encoding NUDIX domain-containing protein → MKDKDHQLQPLNRVTAICNNSHNEILFLRIQEPEKRETLCLPGDLVRYGELIEETLRQSILRQTTLCVEPIDILGIYSNFDSLNGTHIIESVFVCIITNYPEKGLQLGSNQYVWMNREQIDENMTGINVFKIVKDYYSWRNQKSTYWNTKI, encoded by the coding sequence ATGAAGGATAAAGACCACCAATTACAACCTCTCAATAGGGTCACGGCTATATGTAATAATAGTCATAATGAAATTCTCTTTCTAAGGATCCAGGAGCCTGAAAAAAGGGAGACACTGTGTCTTCCTGGCGATTTAGTTAGGTATGGCGAATTAATTGAAGAAACTTTACGGCAGTCTATTTTGCGACAGACAACCCTATGCGTTGAACCCATTGATATTTTAGGTATCTATTCGAACTTCGACAGCTTAAACGGAACGCATATTATCGAATCGGTTTTTGTTTGTATTATTACAAATTATCCTGAGAAAGGTTTGCAATTAGGTTCTAATCAATATGTGTGGATGAACCGGGAACAAATTGATGAGAATATGACTGGTATTAACGTCTTTAAAATTGTTAAGGATTATTATTCATGGAGGAATCAAAAATCTACATATTGGAACACAAAAATCTAA
- a CDS encoding DNA topoisomerase I, with translation MSSISIASDDRYDQNRGNNGVQKWITLHHNGVCFPPEYIAKNLPFKIDRQNYLLNKDQEELIYAWAKKKDTHYVQDPVFQQNFLTDFKKLLPRDIQNNLNEIGQLDMSEFIAYVDREKLAKEKDKIAWSNLSREDRKKITLEKKKERGKLRNYYGKAIVDDIEVEVANWLVEPPGLFMGRGQHPLRGRWKPRVNPSDVILNLGKDAAAPEGPWQKIIHDHNSTWLASWIETLTGKRKYVWLHDSSLIRQNYDKAKYDKAQNLEKYIDRIEREIVKKMVSKDLDQRKISTVCYLIIKMAMRVGDEKDPDEADTVGATTLRKEHLKFKEIDDKNRVLEFSFLGKDSVPWQKSILIDSDDKLLLFNNLSLFTKNKKETDPIFDNINSMKVNTFLRNIDPKNVPGLTAKVFRTFIATNIVKKSLRNPPITVRPESTEFEKLYVAKYANLQAAITCNHKKGVDPKNPASITAIEKYEESMDKKIEIINNLKADLKAKNWKTEKQRSRLVERVQKLEFQVKLQKETMEYNLGTSLRNYIDPRVFRSWMNIVDLDWNKMYTSTLQRKFLWVDSITKKELKANFAL, from the coding sequence TTGTCTTCCATTTCGATTGCTTCTGATGACAGATATGATCAAAATCGGGGAAATAACGGCGTCCAAAAATGGATTACACTTCATCATAATGGAGTGTGCTTTCCTCCAGAGTACATAGCGAAGAATTTGCCCTTCAAAATCGACAGGCAGAATTACTTACTAAACAAGGATCAGGAAGAATTAATCTATGCCTGGGCTAAGAAGAAGGACACTCATTATGTACAAGATCCTGTTTTCCAACAAAATTTCCTGACAGATTTTAAGAAACTGCTGCCTAGAGATATCCAAAATAACCTTAACGAAATTGGTCAGCTAGACATGAGCGAATTTATAGCATATGTGGATAGGGAAAAGTTGGCTAAAGAAAAAGACAAAATTGCATGGAGTAATCTGTCAAGAGAAGATAGAAAAAAGATCACTTTAGAGAAAAAAAAGGAGCGGGGAAAATTAAGAAATTATTACGGAAAGGCGATAGTGGATGACATAGAGGTAGAAGTCGCAAATTGGCTAGTGGAACCACCCGGCTTGTTTATGGGTAGGGGACAACATCCATTAAGGGGGAGATGGAAGCCTCGTGTCAACCCCTCAGATGTCATACTCAATCTTGGTAAGGATGCGGCGGCTCCCGAAGGGCCATGGCAAAAAATAATTCACGATCATAACTCTACCTGGTTAGCATCCTGGATTGAGACCCTCACTGGAAAAAGAAAATATGTTTGGTTACATGATTCATCTCTAATTCGTCAGAACTATGACAAGGCCAAGTATGATAAAGCCCAAAACCTCGAAAAATATATTGACAGAATCGAGCGGGAGATCGTGAAGAAAATGGTCTCAAAAGATCTGGATCAGAGGAAAATTTCCACTGTATGTTATCTTATAATAAAAATGGCAATGAGAGTTGGTGATGAAAAAGATCCGGATGAAGCAGACACAGTGGGTGCGACAACACTTAGAAAGGAACACTTAAAATTCAAAGAGATCGATGATAAAAATAGAGTATTGGAGTTTAGTTTCCTTGGAAAAGACAGTGTTCCTTGGCAGAAATCTATTTTGATTGATTCCGATGACAAATTACTTTTATTTAACAATCTGAGTCTCTTTACAAAAAACAAGAAGGAAACAGATCCTATTTTTGATAACATAAATTCAATGAAAGTAAATACATTTCTGAGGAACATTGACCCTAAAAACGTACCTGGCCTTACAGCCAAAGTTTTTAGAACTTTTATTGCTACAAACATAGTGAAGAAATCATTAAGGAATCCTCCAATCACAGTGAGACCAGAGTCTACAGAATTTGAAAAGCTGTACGTTGCCAAGTATGCAAATTTGCAGGCTGCGATAACATGCAATCATAAGAAGGGGGTAGACCCGAAAAATCCTGCAAGTATTACGGCAATTGAAAAATATGAAGAATCTATGGATAAGAAAATAGAGATTATTAATAACCTAAAGGCAGACTTAAAGGCCAAGAATTGGAAAACTGAAAAACAGAGATCGAGATTGGTTGAAAGAGTACAAAAGCTAGAATTCCAAGTAAAGTTACAGAAAGAAACAATGGAATATAATTTAGGAACTTCATTGCGAAATTATATAGACCCCCGAGTGTTTCGTTCTTGGATGAATATTGTTGATTTAGATTGGAACAAAATGTATACAAGTACGCTCCAGAGAAAGTTCCTATGGGTGGACAGCATTACAAAAAAGGAACTGAAAGCAAATTTTGCGTTGTGA